The Puntigrus tetrazona isolate hp1 chromosome 23, ASM1883169v1, whole genome shotgun sequence genome has a segment encoding these proteins:
- the spsb1 gene encoding SPRY domain-containing SOCS box protein 1: protein MGQKVPGGIKTVDMRDPAFRPLKLELQALDYTKPSRLDMLLDMPSASQEVQVQHSWNNDDRSLNIFVKEDNKLIFHRHPVAQSTDAIRGRVGYTRGLHVWEISWAMRQRGTHAVVGVATGEAPLHSVGYTALVGNNNESWGWDLGRNKLYHDGKNQPSRTYPAFLEPDETFIVPDSFLVVLDMDEGTLSFIVDGQYLGVAFRGLKGKKLYPVVSAVWGHCEIRIRYINGLDPEPLPLMDLCRRSVRVALGRERLSEIHGLPLPASLKNYLLYQ, encoded by the exons ATGGGGCAGAAGGTTCCGGGAGGCATAAAGACTGTGGACATGCGGGACCCGGCGTTTAGGCCTCTCAAGCTAGAGCTGCAGGCCCTGGACTACACCAAGCCCTCCCGTCTGGATATGTTATTAGACATGCcatcagcctcacaggaagtCCAAGTTCAGCACTCGTGGAACAACGACGACCGGTCGCTAAACATCTTTGTTAAAGAGGACAATAAACTCATATTTCATCGGCACCCTGTAGCGCAGAGCACAGATGCTATCCGGGGCCGAGTGGGATACACACGGGGACTGCATGTGTGGGAGATCAGCTGGGCCATGCGCCAGCGGGGCACCCATGCAGTTGTTGGGGTGGCGACGGGTGAAGCCCCGCTGCATTCTGTAGGATACACTGCACTTGTAGGAAACAATAACGAGTCCTGGGGCTGGGACCTGGGACGTAACAAACTCTATCATGATGGCAAGAACCAACCCAGTAGGACGTATCCAGCTTTTCTTGAGCCTGACGAAACCTTTATTGTCCCAGACTCGTTTTTGGTGGTCCTGGACATGGATGAGGGGACTTTAAGTTTTATCGTTGACGGACAGTATTTAGGGGTTGCTTTCAGAGGACTTAAAGGAAAGAAGCTATATCCTGTAGTGAGTGCTGTGTGGGGACACTGTGAAATCCGAATCCGGTACATCAATGGACTTGATC CTGAACCTCTACCATTAATGGACCTCTGTAGACGCTCAGTGCGGGTTGCACTGGGAAGAGAGCGATTGAGTGAAATCCATGGACTGCCCTTACCTGCTTCCCTTAAGAACTACTTGCTCTACCAATGA